From the genome of Salvelinus alpinus chromosome 19, SLU_Salpinus.1, whole genome shotgun sequence, one region includes:
- the LOC139544967 gene encoding ectoderm-neural cortex protein 1-like, whose translation MKMSVCTHENRKSCLSSASMNIFLFHKSSYADSVLTHLNALRQQQLFTDVLLHAGRRSFPCHRAVLAACSRYFQAMFSGGLRESQASEVDFGDSIHPEVLELLLDYAYTSRVVINEENAESLLEAGDMLEFQDIRDACAEFLERNLATSNCLGMLLLSDAHQCTKLSELSWGMCLSNFSTICKTEDFLQLPKDMAVTLLSHEELETEDERLVYEAALNWVNYDLERRHCHLPELLRTVRLALLPTIFLMENVSTEELINAQTKSKELVDEAIRYKLRILQNDGVVNSPLARPRKTSHALFLLGGQTFMCDKLYLVDQKAKEIIPKADIPSPRKEFSACAISCKVYVTGGRGSENGVSKDVWVYDTSREEWSKAAPMIIARFGHGSAELKNCLYVVGGHTAGTGCLPASPSGSLKQVEKYDPVANKWCMVAPLREGVSNAAVVSVKLKLFAFGGTSVTHDKLPKVQLYDPQENRWSVPASCPQPWRYTAAAVLNNQIFVMGGDTEFSACSAYKFNSDSYQWTKVADVTAKRMSCQAVASGNKLYVVGGYFGTQRCKTLDCYDPTLDAWNSITTVPYSLIPTAFVSTWKHLPD comes from the exons ATGAAAATGTCCGTCTGCACGCATGAGAACCGCAAATCCTGCCTCAGCTCGGCGTCCATGAACATCTTCCTGTTTCACAAGTCATCGTACGCGGACAGCGTCCTTACGCACCTCAACGCGCTCCGGCAGCAGCAGCTCTTCACCGACGTCCTCCTCCACGCTGGGAGACGCTCCTTCCCCTGCCACCGTGCTGTGCTGGCTGCATGCAGTCGCTACTTCCAG GCCATGTTCAGTGGAGGTCTCCGGGAGAGCCAGGCCAGCGAGGTGGACTTCGGGGACTCCATCCACCCAGAGGTGCTGGAGCTCTTACTAGACTATGCCTACACCTCCCGGGTGGTGATCAACGAGGAGAATGCAGAGTCCCTCCTGGAGGCAGGAGACATGCTGGAGTTCCAGGACATCCGGGACGCCTGCGCTGAGTTTCTGGAGCGGAACTTGGCAACGTCCAATTGCCTGGGCATGCTTCTGCTGTCCGATGCCCACCAGTGCACCAAGCTGTCCGAGCTCTCCTGGGGCATGTGCCTCAGCAACTTCTCCACCATCTGCAAGACAGAGGACTTCCTCCAGCTGCCCAAGGACATGGCGGTGACGCTGCTGTCCCATGAAGAGTTAGAGACGGAGGACGAGAGGCTGGTCTACGAGGCCGCCCTCAACTGGGTCAACTATGACCTGGAGAGGAGGCACTGCCACCTCCCCGAGCTGCTGAGGAcggtccgcctggccctgctccCCACCATCTTCCTCATGGAGAACGTGTCCACAGAGGAGCTAATCAATGCCCAGACAAAGAGCAAGGAGCTGGTGGACGAGGCCATACGCTATAAACTCAGGATCCTCCAGAACGATGGTGTGGTCAACAGCCCCCTGGCCAGGCCCAGGAAGACCAGCCACGCCCTGTTCCTCTTGGGAGGACAGACCTTCATGTGTGACAAGCTGTACCTGGTAGACCAGAAGGCCAAGGAGATCATCCCCAAGGCCGACATCCCCAGCCCCAGGAAGGAGTTCAGCGCTTGCGCCATCAGCTGTAAGGTCTATGTTACCGGCGGGAGGGGCTCAGAGAACGGCGTGTCCAAAGACGTGTGGGTCTACGATACGTCCCGCGAGGAGTGGTCCAAGGCGGCGCCTATGATCATCGCCCGCTTCGGCCACGGATCGGCCGAGCTCAAAAACTGCCTCTACGTGGTTGGAGGACACACGGCGGGTACAGGCTGTCTCCCCGCCTCGCCCTCTGGGTCACTCAAACAGGTCGAGAAGTACGACCCGGTTGCCAACAAGTGGTGCATGGTGGCGCCGCTGAGGGAAGGCGTGAGCAACGCGGCGGTGGTCAGTGTCAAACTCAAACTCTTCGCCTTTGGAGGAACCAGCGTCACCCACGACAAATTACCCAAGGTGCAGCTCTACGACCCACAGGAGAATAGGTGGTCTGTCCCCGCCTCCTGCCCACAGCCCTGGCGCTACACGGCCGCCGCTGTCCTCAACAACCAGATCTTTGTGATGGGTGGCGACACAGAGTTCTCGGCGTGCTCTGCCTATAAGTTCAACAGCGACAGTTACCAATGGACTAAAGTAGCAGATGTGACAGCCAAGAGGATGAGCTGCCAGGCGGTGGCGTCAGGTAACAAACTGTATGTGGTGGGAGGCTACTTTGGCACTCAGCGGTGTAAGACTCTGGACTGTTACGATCCGACACTGGACGCGTGGAACAGCATCACTACCGTACCCTACTCACTCATCCCCACAGCATTCGTCTCCACCTGGAAACACCTCCCAGACTGA